The following proteins are encoded in a genomic region of Glycine soja cultivar W05 chromosome 17, ASM419377v2, whole genome shotgun sequence:
- the LOC114393244 gene encoding DNA-directed RNA polymerase I subunit RPA12-like, with amino-acid sequence MSAEVVKNSWKKIAKESVVISKGEGSDFVAKAVDLAARELITSASLGQVTQVQLDRAKVSTKSAVLMNLESIDIRRELGMEIIEEHTVMEYSKVSKKCEKCGHGEATYYTIQMRSADKGQTTFYTCTSYGHPSQEN; translated from the exons ATGTCGGCTGAGGTTGTCAAGAATTCTTGGAAAAAAATAGCAAAGGAATCAGTCGTGATAAGCAAAGGGGAG GGCTCTGATTTTGTGGCAAAAGCTGTGGATTTAGCAGCCAGAGAATTAATAACAAGTGCATCACTAGGACAAG TTACACAGGTACAGCTTGACCGTGCCAAGGTATCCACGAAGTCTGCAGTTCTAATGAATTTAGAGTCCATA GATATTAGAAGAGAGCTTGGAATGGAAATAATTGAGGAACATACGGTGATGGAATATTCTAAG GTCAGCAAGAAATGTGAAAAATGTGGCCATGGGGAAGCTACCTATTATACTATACAG ATGAGATCAGCAGACAAAGGGCAAACTACTTTCTACACATGTACCAGCTATGGTCATCCGTCTCAGGAGAATTAG
- the LOC114393687 gene encoding uncharacterized protein At2g24330-like: MGDEKGEKKEKTSPSASGGNDSKKNEKKKKGFISRIWNAIFRSNRDDFEKRLEYITKEENMALTRLSNRSRSWRRTSRQLILFSVLFEVIAVGYAIMTTRSMDMNWKMRAIRVLPMFLLPALSSATYTAFVSFTRMCDRKDQKILESLRAERKAKIDELKEKTNYYITQQLIQRYDTDPAAKAAAATVLASKLGADSGLKVYVGDESSGVSTGKTKDVEVVQSSGLRNRKQVTSRSTSPGTTTPNYSDQQLVGSGKIDQTQTHEHNQLVVVEHHNPQSSTMNDGGWIARIAALLVGEDPTQSYALICGNCHMHNGLARKEDFPFITYYCPHCHALNKPKQSDERISGLNSHNTQSPKTDDGEEVKNASDSAVRSVIRSDNPVNTSPEIEEVSEPAISEEKS; this comes from the exons ATGGGGGATGAAAAAggtgagaagaaagaaaaaactagtCCCAGTGCCAGTGGAGGGAACGATAGCAAGAAGaacgagaagaagaagaaagggttTATTTCGCGAATTTGGAACGCGATTTTCAGGTCGAACCGCGACGACTTTGAGAAGAGGCTTGAGTATATTACAAAAGAGGAAAACATGGCTCTGACTAGATTGAGCAACAGATCTCGCTCTTGGAGGCGAACCTCTCGCCAACTAATTCTATTCTCTGTTTTATTTGAG GTCATTGCTGTAGGTTATGCTATTATGACAACAAGATCAATGGATATGAATTGGAAAATGAGGGCAATCCGAGTTTTGCCAATGTTTCTTTTGCCTGCCTTGTCTTCAGCTACATATACTGCATTTGTCAGCTTCACCAGGATGT GTGATCGCAAGGACCAGAAAATTCTTGAAAGTCTTAGAGCTGAAAGGAAGGCAAAAATTGATGAGCTCAAAGAGAAGACAAATTATTACATTACTCAACAACTCATTCAG AGATATGATACAGATCCTGCAGCAAAGGCAGCAGCTGCAACTGTTTTAGCATCCAAGTTGGGTGCAGATTCGGGTTTGAAAGTGTATGTGGGGGATGAATCTTCTGGTGTTTCAACAGGGAAGACCAAGGATGTTGAAGTCGTTCAGTCTAGTGGGCTTCGAAATCGCAAACAAGTGACCTCTAGATCCACTAGTCCAGGGACAACTACACCAAATTATTCTGATCAACAATTAGTTGGTTCTGGGAAAATTGATCAAACCCAAACTCATGAGCATAATCAGCTTGTAGTTGTTGAACATCACAATCCTCAAAGTTCAACAATGAACGATGGAGGATGGATTGCTCGAATTGCAGCATTGCTTGTGGGTGAGGATCCAACACAGTCTTATGCACTTATATGCGGTAACTGCCACATGCATAATG GTCTTGCTCGGAAGGAGGATTTCCCATTTATTACTTATTACTGCCCACACTGTCACGCCCTGAACAAACCAAAGCAATCGGATGAGCGTATATCTGGTTTAAATTCCCATAACACTCAGTCTCCTAAAACAGATGACGGTGAAGAAGTTAAAAATGCTAGTGATTCTGCAGTCCGGAGTGTAATAAGAAGTGATAATCCCGTAAATACTAGCCCTGAGATTGAGGAAGTATCTGAACCGGCTATTTCAGAGGAGAAAAGCTAG